The window AACGTCGCATGGGTTTACCCCGCTTACGCGTAGATAAAGTATTTGTCAGCAAAGACGAGCATTCACTTCTGGCAGTTCACTTACATACAGTATCATGCCCAGTAGTGATCCATCTACATATTCAAACTTCAACAAGATGAAAAAAAGGTTCAGAACACAGGAAACTAAGAATCACATTTCAAACGTGGTAACTCTAGGTACAATTGAAGCTAAGGAAGTTATATGATGCCAAATCACGCACTCCAAGGTAGATAGCAGCGCTGATCCAGACTTCTGACAAGTCTGGAAAATAGTGCTTGACAAAATCCAAGATCAAAGCTGATCAATCCACTGAAGCGCAATCTCAGGGTCCAACCGTTGGTGATATTCGGGGTTCACAAAGGAGTTGCGCACAATTCCCTTCTTGTCGACAAGAATCGTCGCAGGAACCGGAACCTCCAGCTGGTTATTGCCGTACCGCTTGTTCCAATCCACGCCAAATTTATCATAGACAGTTCGCATAGGTTCAGGTTGAGCGAACACAATTCCGAGCTGCTTCGCCAGCTCGTTGTTAACGTCCGAAAGTACGGGGAATTTCAACGACAACTTCTCGGAGGTGGACAGCGATTGATCAGGTAGCTCCGGAGATATTGCTACCAAGGTAACGCCTCTCTTGCCAAAATCTTCAAGATGCATTTGAAGCGCACGCAACTCAAGGTTGCAGAAAGGACACCATTCACCACGGTAGAAAGAAACCAGGAAAGGCCCTTTAGCCAGGAGATCATTCAGCGTCAATTTGTTGCCGGTCGCATCGCTCAACTGGAATTGCGGAAAGGCACTTCCGGGCTGAATCGCTTTTGCAGGGTCGTAGGTGTTTTTGAAGTCGGCTACCGTTTTAGTTATGACGGAAGACAGTTCCTTCGGGGCAGTTTCAAGAAACTGGGTGTAGGTGGTGGACAATTCTTTGCTGAGGGCCATTGTGCCAGTAAGTAAGACCTTTAGAAGGCAAGATCAAAGAAAGAATTGATGGAAGTTATGTCTGATATAGAGCAAATGTATGTTGTGATAGAGCAACGAAAGACATTGTTGAGGGTAGAATGCACGTATTTAAGCACTTCAGATCGGCTTTACAACTCGCTAGCCGAATCCGATATTATTAATTCAAAGACCGGTCTCTGATGATTTCCAATCCCATGGAATGAGCTAGACACTTATTATCGGCCAGGCCTGAGAAGCCCGTGGGGTGTAGACACGCTAGAGATCGTTGCGAGAGATAATCTACAAGCGATCAAAATTGTGTTCCCAGTTAGGAAATAAGTGAGTGGACCGATCTAGCCTAATACGGACGTTGGTCATCCCTGCTAGCCGGAACCTAACGCTTATTTAGGCTTAGTCGCGAGATTTTAGTTTCGGAGTGAAGCGCTTCTGGCATCACCAGATGTAAGAACAGCACAGAGAAATGCCCGAAGTCTACACGTTATTACCAAGCGACCGATACAAAAAATCAGATTACCAATAAAGAAGCCAGGGATACAAGTTGGCTATCTCTCATGACAAATTGACCGGCCGTAGGTCGAGAGTATAAGTATCTATATCAGATCCTGATCTGTTTCGAGTCTAAACGGAGTCACAGATTTTATCGTTCAAACCCGAGACAGTCCAAGTACCTGCTTCGTTGATACGGACTTTTCAGGCGTTGCTCGCTCTTACTATTGCAAGTATTTCCTCCGCAATGTCGCAACTTATTGTGATTCTTGGTGTGACTGGTGTGCAAGTATGTTCAAATTGCTCTGTACACGACTTTTTCGCGATTTTTCCCCCTAATTCACTGAAAAAACACTATAGGGAAGCTCGGTCGCCGACACCTACCTTCAAACTACCGGTTGGAGGATTCGCGGTGTGACACGCGATCCCACATCCGACAGCGCAAAGGAATGGGCAGCAAAGGGCGTTGAAATAGTCAAAGGCGACCTTGACGACGTGGACTCTTTGAAGCAGGCCTTTGTGGGAGCTGACATTATTTTCGGTGTCACCGACTTCTGGACAGTCttccaagatccagaaagccagaagaagaagaagcccagtCAAGACCTCGTGGAATATTGCTACGATGTGGAGCTACGACAGGGCAAGAACATTGCCGATGCTGCGACGACTGTCCCTGGCCTATCTCGATACATCTTCAGCTCAATGGCCCATGCGGGGACCTCCAGCAATGGCAAGTTCGCTCAGGTATATCACATGAACTCCAAAGCAGATGCAGCTCGTTATGCACAAAGCCTCCCAGCCCTCGCTGGAAAGTTTTCGCAAGTCCAGGCGCCTATATATTTCCAGCTTCCTTGGCAATGGGGACTTCCTACAACTCCGAAGAAGGTATGGATAGAATGCAGCATTCTTGACACAATGGAAGCTAATGCTTTATTGTATAGGCAGTCGATGGCACCTGGCGGATGGCCGGCGTCGGCCCAGGTGATAAGGGTATTCCGTTCGGACACGTCCGCAAGGACTTAGGTCCCTGCGTTAAGTCGGTCGCTGAAGCTGAGCCAAATGTCAATTTATTTGCTGTTGGGCAATACGTGTCATGGTCAGATTACCTCCGAATCTTTTGCGAGACTCAAAGCTTAGAGTACGGTGGCTATGATGAGCTTTCCTACGACAGGTTCTGCGAGCTGCTTCctggtggtcttggtcaTGAGTTCGCCCACAATGTGCTGTTCGCACTGGAGTTTGGTTACGAAGGTATCGACCCTGCAGTAATCAGACCTGAAGAGGTAGGTTCAAGCAAAGATCGgttttgctgctgctcagtGACGCTGATACTATTTCTGTAGTTGGGTTTAAAGATGACTTCTTTCCGTGAATATTGCCAGGAGACTGATTTCTCGGTACTGAAAGGAGCGGAATGAGACGTGTAGTGGTTATACTGAGATCAAGAGCAGTGCAGTACATATAATTGGGTTTAATATTTGGTGATGTTCAGCTCTACATAGGCTTTTCTGATATCCTCGGATCATACCCCAGACCACCCTTTGTTGGTTCGGGCGCAAAAGTGCTGAACCTCTGTTGGGTCCAATTTCAATTCCTTCGATAAGGATGGATATTGGGCTCCATTCGCACGTAGTGCGTTAAGATGTTGGCTGGATTTCAGAAGAGCGTATTTTCGAGCGGTGCGATACATATTCTATCCTTCTGGCCTAGAGCCCACTCAAGTGATGCAGTCTACTCCTTCAACAAATGATAAAATTGTTCACTGTATGTCTGTTTTCTTCGATCTGGTAGTCTGGTGCGCTCTGTTTAATgcactctttcttcctccttctcagccCGTTTCCTCCCAGTGATACAAGTCTATGGACCTTGTAAATAGGTGACAGATAGATCAATTCTTGTAAGCACCATTAAACACCCAGATCAATTAATGCAGGGAGAGATAAAGACTGTTCAGCCCATGGAGGATTCATATTCCTATTTTTAGATAGATTTTCCGAATTTGCTTAAAGCCGAGCGTCCATTGAAGCTCCATTTTTCATGATTTGAGAGCCAACCCCCCAACGTTTATCTACCTATTAAACAAAATATTAGCTCAAGAACGAGGATCAAGCAGACAGATAAAATACTCACATCGGCGATATGATCATACCCCAATAACTCCGGAGCGGTCCCAGGGTCGCGCCAAACCATCGCCTCGCCTGGAGGCGTGGGAACCATCTGCATTTCCTTATCACGCGCCTCTTGCTCAGGACCGTCTGGCATATGCTCCAAGTATCTTTGTCTATGTGATCTTTTGATGACCTTGTGAGTTCGATCCTTTCGGCATTTTTGAAAAACATCAAGAGCATGACACTTGGCTTCCAGAAAACTCCTAGAATATTTACTGATTTTAGGATCATTTGGGAGACGGGAAAGACATTCTCCAAGAACTGCCCCGTCTTCGAATGCCATCCCCGCTCTAAGATATATCGCATTAGTAACGTGATATGATATCACAGTCTTGGATTTGAAGATGGATTCCTCACCCTGCTGCTAGGTAGGGCAAGGTTGCGTGGACCGCATCTCCAAGCATCACCCATGATCCTGATGGATGTGACCATTCG of the Penicillium psychrofluorescens genome assembly, chromosome: 1 genome contains:
- a CDS encoding uncharacterized protein (ID:PFLUO_000345-T1.cds;~source:funannotate) codes for the protein MALSKELSTTYTQFLETAPKELSSVITKTVADFKNTYDPAKAIQPGSAFPQFQLSDATGNKLTLNDLLAKGPFLVSFYRGEWCPFCNLELRALQMHLEDFGKRGVTLVAISPELPDQSLSTSEKLSLKFPVLSDVNNELAKQLGIVFAQPEPMRTVYDKFGVDWNKRYGNNQLEVPVPATILVDKKGIVRNSFVNPEYHQRLDPEIALQWIDQL
- a CDS encoding uncharacterized protein (ID:PFLUO_000346-T1.cds;~source:funannotate), which produces MSQLIVILGVTGVQGSSVADTYLQTTGWRIRGVTRDPTSDSAKEWAAKGVEIVKGDLDDVDSLKQAFVGADIIFGVTDFWTVFQDPESQKKKKPSQDLVEYCYDVELRQGKNIADAATTVPGLSRYIFSSMAHAGTSSNGKFAQVYHMNSKADAARYAQSLPALAGKFSQVQAPIYFQLPWQWGLPTTPKKAVDGTWRMAGVGPGDKGIPFGHVRKDLGPCVKSVAEAEPNVNLFAVGQYVSWSDYLRIFCETQSLEYGGYDELSYDRFCELLPGGLGHEFAHNVLFALEFGYEGIDPAVIRPEELGLKMTSFREYCQETDFSVLKGAE